In Musa acuminata AAA Group cultivar baxijiao chromosome BXJ2-3, Cavendish_Baxijiao_AAA, whole genome shotgun sequence, the following proteins share a genomic window:
- the LOC103976997 gene encoding probable inorganic phosphate transporter 1-10, with translation MGLKILTALDHARTQYYHFKAIIIAGMGLFTDSYDLFCITPVMKLIGRIYYDPQGATPGVTPPAVVSAIVAIALVGTVIGQLIFGMLGDRVGRRRVYGFSLLLMIASSFGCGFSICRTRNCVLTSLCFFRFMLGIGIGGDYPLSATIMSEFANKRTRGSFIAAVFSMQGFGILASSGVTMAIAAAFKRATKASSIDPLRTPEAADLAWRIILMIGAIPAALTFYWRITMPETARYTALVEQDVIKATNDMGKVLVDFDMETSEVSGGPRRPAPTYGLFSKQFMGRHGRNLFACAMAWFLVDIPYYSSTLFQSQIYKPWFPPSDHVNAYEEVYNVAKFQAIIAVASTIPGYFATVYFIERTGRRKIQMMGFFFMAIFLFALAGPYDKYWHDHTKGWFIVLYGLTFFFSNFGPNTTTFIVPAELFPARFRATCHGISGASGKVGAIIGAVGFLWASQQRNKKHLNPGWKPGIGMTYALTILGGVCLIGMLHTYLFTPETKMRSLEENESGESQHGAEDLENIDHSVFTSSAPSVHPLGGRSPLQSPL, from the exons ATGGGCCTCAAGATTCTTACAGCGCTCGACCATGCAAGAACACAATACTACCACTTCAAAGCCATCATCATCGCCGGCATGGGCCTCTTCACCGACTCCTACGACCTCTTCTGCATCACGCCTGTCATGAAGCTGATAGGGCGGATTTACTACGATCCTCAGGGAGCGACGCCGGGCGTGACGCCACCCGCGGTGGTCTCCGCCATCGTGGCTATCGCGCTGGTCGGCACAGTCATCGGCCAGCTCATCTTCGGCATGCTTGGGGATCGCGTGGGCCGTCGGCGCGTCTACGGGTTCTCCCTCCTCCTCATGATCGCCAGCTCGTTCGGTTGCGGTTTCTCCATCTGCCGCACCCGCAATTGCGTGCTGACTAGCTTGTGCTTCTTCCGGTTTATGCTTGGGATCGGCATCGGCGGCGACTACCCACTCTCGGCGACCATCATGTCTGAATTCGCTAACAAAAGAACGAGGGGTTCGTTCATCGCCGCGGTGTTCTCGATGCAAGGGTTCGGGATACTGGCCAGCTCAGGGGTCACCATGGCGATCGCTGCAGCGTTCAAAAGGGCAACCAAGGCATCGAGCATCGACCCGCTGCGCACGCCAGAGGCAGCGGACTTGGCGTGGCGCATCATACTGATGATCGGTGCCATTCCGGCGGCTTTGACGTTCTACTGGAGAATAACCATGCCGGAGACCGCCAG ATATACAGCACTGGTGGAGCAGGATGTGATCAAAGCGACAAATGACATGGGGAAGGTGTTGGTGGACTTCGATATGGAAACTTCAGAAGTTTCAGGCGGACCCCGTCGACCAGCCCCAACGTACGGTCTCTTCTCAAAGCAATTCATGGGACGGCATGGCCGGAACCTGTTTGCGTGCGCCATGGCATGGTTCTTGGTTGACATCCCCTACTACAGCAGCACTCTTTTCCAGTCGCAAATCTACAAGCCGTGGTTCCCTCCGTCTGACCATGTAAATGCTTACGAGGAGGTCTACAACGTCGCAAAATTCCAAGCAATCATCGCCGTGGCCTCTACCATCCCTGGCTACTTCGCCACCGTCTACTTCATCGAACGCACCGGCAGGCGAAAGATTCAAATGATGGGTTTCTTCTTCATGGCAATCTTCCTGTTCGCGCTAGCAGGTCCCTACGACAAGTATTGGCACGACCACACCAAAGGGTGGTTCATCGTTCTTTATGGCTTGaccttcttcttctccaacttcggCCCCAACACCACGACCTTTATCGTGCCCGCCGAGCTGTTTCCTGCTCGCTTCCGGGCCACCTGCCATGGGATATCCGGCGCGTCGGGAAAAGTTGGTGCCATAATCGGAGCTGTTGGATTCCTCTGGGCCTCTCAACAGAGGAACAAGAAACATCTGAATCCAGGATGGAAGCCGGGGATCGGAATGACGTATGCATTGACTATCCTGGGTGGTGTGTGTCTCATTGGAATGCTTCACACCTATCTCTTTACGCCTGAAACTAAGATGAGGTCCTTGGAGGAGAATGAGTCCGGGGAAAGTCAACATGGTGCCGAGGACCTAGAGAATATCGACCACAGTGTATTCACATCCAGCGCTCCGAGTGTTCATCCTCTCGGTGGACGTTCTCCTCTGCAATCACCTTTGTAG
- the LOC103976996 gene encoding cysteine protease XCP1, producing the protein MESIKLSLLLLFFCTVTFFAVAKDFSIVGYSPEDLASEETLMYLFENWMAKHSKSYASFQEKLRKFGIFKDNLKHIDETNTERKSYWLGLNEFADMSHEEFEHRYLGLNTDLPKIKDVRFKARETFMYEKAANLPRSVDWRKKGAVTPVKNQGGCGSCWAFSTVAAVEGISQIVTGNLTSLSEQELIDCDTTFNHGCKGGLMDYAFAFIIASGGLRTEEDYPYLMEEGTCEEKRGGLELVVTISGYEDVPRNSEESFLKTLAHQPVSVAVEASGRDFQFYRGGIFDGPCGTQLDHGVAAVGYGTSKGQDYIMVKNSWGPSWGEKGYIRMKRNTGKREGQCGIYKMASYPTKKR; encoded by the exons ATGGAGTCCATCAAgctctcccttctcctcctcttcttttgcaCCGTCACATTCTTTGCAGTGGCTAAAGATTTCTCCATAGTCGGCTACTCACCGGAGGACCTTGCATCCGAAGAAACACTGATGTACCTCTTCGAAAACTGGATGGCTAAACACAGTAAGTCTTACGCAAGCTTCCAAGAGAAGCTGAGGAAGTTTGGGATCTTCAAGGATAACTTGAAGCACATCGACGAGACAAACACAGAGAGGAAGAGCTACTGGCTTGGGTTGAATGAGTTTGCCGACATGAGCCATGAGGAGTTCGAGCACAGGTATCTCGGACTGAACACTGACCTGCCAAAGATAAAGGATGTCAGATTCAAGGCCCGAGAGACCTTCATGTATGAGAAGGCTGCAAATTTACCCAGGTCGGTGGACTGGAGGAAGAAAGGAGCAGTCACTCCTGTTAAGAACCAAGGCGGCTGTG GAAGCTGCTGGGCGTTCTCGACGGTGGCAGCGGTGGAGGGCATAAGCCAGATCGTGACAGGGAACTTGACATCGTTGTCGGAGCAGGAACTCATCGACTGTGATACCACATTCAACCATGGGTGCAAGGGGGGATTGATGGATTATGCTTTTGCCTTCATCATCGCCAGCGGAGGTCTCCGTACCGAGGAAGACTATCCTTACCTCATGGAGGAGGGCACCTGTGAGGAGAAGAGG GGTGGACTCGAACTAGTAGTGACCATCAGCGGCTACGAAGATGTGCCACGGAACAGCGAGGAGAGCTTCCTGAAAACACTGGCCCATCAGCCGGTGAGTGTTGCCGTAGAGGCCTCCGGAAGAGACTTCCAGTTTTACAGGGGG GGAATTTTCGACGGACCTTGTGGGACCCAGCTAGATCATGGTGTGGCAGCTGTGGGGTATGGGACATCCAAGGGCCAGGATTACATTATGGTGAAGAACTCATGGGGCCCCAGCTGGGGAGAAAAGGGGTACATCAGAATGAAGAGAAACACCGGAAAGCGCGAAGGTCAATGCGGGATTTACAAGATGGCTTCGTATCCTACCAAAAAGAGGTGA
- the LOC103976995 gene encoding delta(12)-acyl-lipid-desaturase isoform X1 gives MTILCPVAGEAKAAATMGAGGRMTATEQGPLRYGGCGIPLHRSPTEKPSFTLSQIKKAIPRHCFERSVLRSFSYVIRDLLIAALFLYFAVSVIPKLPLGLALPAWPLYWAFQGCILTGMWVIAHECGHHAFSDYSFLDDVVGLVLHSALLVPYFSWKYSHRRHHSNTGSIERDEVFVPKPKAALPWFSKYLNNPPGRILTLAITLTLGWPLYLAFNVSGRCYPRFASHFDPYGPIYSDRERAQIFISDAGLMAALYVLYRVAACYGFWWLVRVYGVPLLIVNGWLVLITYLQHTHPSLPHYDSSEWDWLRGALATVDRDYGMLNKVFHNITDTHVAHHLFSTMPHYHAMEATKAIKPILGEYYQFDDTPLLKAMWREAQECIYVEPDQGSKLKGVFWYRKEL, from the exons ATGACAATTTTGTGTCCAG TCGCAGGTGAGGCCAAAGCAGCAGCAACGATGGGCGCCGGCGGACGCATGACTGCGACGGAGCAGGGGCCCCTTCGCTACGGCGGCTGTGGCATTCCGCTCCACCGTTCGCCCACCGAGAAGCCCTCCTTCACCCTGAGCCAGATCAAGAAGGCGATTCCCCGTCACTGTTTCGAGCGCTCCGTCCTCCGTTCCTTCTCCTACGTCATCCGCGACCTGCTCATCGCCGCACTCTTCCTCTACTTCGCCGTCTCCGTCATCCCCAAGCTACCGCTCGGCCTTGCCCTCCCCGCCTGGCCGCTTTACTGGGCCTTCCAGGGATGCATCCTAACCGGCATGTGGGTCATCGCTCATGAGTGCGGCCACCACGCCTTCTCCGACTACTCGTTCCTCGACGACGTCGTCGGCCTCGTCCTCCATTCCGCACTCCTCGTCCCCTATTTCTCCTGGAAGTACAGCCATCGTCGCCACCACTCCAATACCGGCTCCATCGAGCGTGACGAGGTCTTCGTCCCCAAGCCCAAGGCAGCCCTCCCATGGTTCAGTAAGTACCTCAACAACCCGCCCGGTCGCATCCTCACCCTGGCCATCACCCTCACCCTCGGCTGGCCTTTGTACCTCGCCTTCAACGTCTCCGGTCGCTGCTACCCCCGCTTCGCCTCCCACTTCGACCCCTACGGGCCCATCTACTCGGACCGCGAGCGTGCCCAGATCTTCATCTCCGACGCCGGCCTCATGGCGGCCCTGTACGTCCTCTACCGCGTCGCCGCCTGCTACGGCTTCTGGTGGCTGGTCAGGGTGTACGGCGTGCCGCTCCTGATCGTGAACGGGTGGTTGGTCCTCATCACCTACCTGCAGCACACGCACCCGTCGCTTCCCCACTACGACTCGAGCGAGTGGGACTGGCTCCGGGGGGCGCTGGCGACGGTGGACAGGGACTACGGGATGCTCAACAAGGTGTTCCACAACATCACGGACACGCATGTTGCCCACCATCTCTTCTCGACCATGCCACACTACCACGCCATGGAGGCGACCAAGGCCATCAAGCCGATCCTAGGCGAGTACTACCAGTTCGATGACACGCCACTGCTGAAGGCCATGTGGAGGGAGGCGCAGGAATGCATTTACGTGGAGCCGGATCAGGGGAGCAAGCTGAAGGGCGTCTTCTGGTACCGCAAGGAGTTGTAA
- the LOC103976995 gene encoding delta(12)-acyl-lipid-desaturase isoform X2: MGAGGRMTATEQGPLRYGGCGIPLHRSPTEKPSFTLSQIKKAIPRHCFERSVLRSFSYVIRDLLIAALFLYFAVSVIPKLPLGLALPAWPLYWAFQGCILTGMWVIAHECGHHAFSDYSFLDDVVGLVLHSALLVPYFSWKYSHRRHHSNTGSIERDEVFVPKPKAALPWFSKYLNNPPGRILTLAITLTLGWPLYLAFNVSGRCYPRFASHFDPYGPIYSDRERAQIFISDAGLMAALYVLYRVAACYGFWWLVRVYGVPLLIVNGWLVLITYLQHTHPSLPHYDSSEWDWLRGALATVDRDYGMLNKVFHNITDTHVAHHLFSTMPHYHAMEATKAIKPILGEYYQFDDTPLLKAMWREAQECIYVEPDQGSKLKGVFWYRKEL; this comes from the coding sequence ATGGGCGCCGGCGGACGCATGACTGCGACGGAGCAGGGGCCCCTTCGCTACGGCGGCTGTGGCATTCCGCTCCACCGTTCGCCCACCGAGAAGCCCTCCTTCACCCTGAGCCAGATCAAGAAGGCGATTCCCCGTCACTGTTTCGAGCGCTCCGTCCTCCGTTCCTTCTCCTACGTCATCCGCGACCTGCTCATCGCCGCACTCTTCCTCTACTTCGCCGTCTCCGTCATCCCCAAGCTACCGCTCGGCCTTGCCCTCCCCGCCTGGCCGCTTTACTGGGCCTTCCAGGGATGCATCCTAACCGGCATGTGGGTCATCGCTCATGAGTGCGGCCACCACGCCTTCTCCGACTACTCGTTCCTCGACGACGTCGTCGGCCTCGTCCTCCATTCCGCACTCCTCGTCCCCTATTTCTCCTGGAAGTACAGCCATCGTCGCCACCACTCCAATACCGGCTCCATCGAGCGTGACGAGGTCTTCGTCCCCAAGCCCAAGGCAGCCCTCCCATGGTTCAGTAAGTACCTCAACAACCCGCCCGGTCGCATCCTCACCCTGGCCATCACCCTCACCCTCGGCTGGCCTTTGTACCTCGCCTTCAACGTCTCCGGTCGCTGCTACCCCCGCTTCGCCTCCCACTTCGACCCCTACGGGCCCATCTACTCGGACCGCGAGCGTGCCCAGATCTTCATCTCCGACGCCGGCCTCATGGCGGCCCTGTACGTCCTCTACCGCGTCGCCGCCTGCTACGGCTTCTGGTGGCTGGTCAGGGTGTACGGCGTGCCGCTCCTGATCGTGAACGGGTGGTTGGTCCTCATCACCTACCTGCAGCACACGCACCCGTCGCTTCCCCACTACGACTCGAGCGAGTGGGACTGGCTCCGGGGGGCGCTGGCGACGGTGGACAGGGACTACGGGATGCTCAACAAGGTGTTCCACAACATCACGGACACGCATGTTGCCCACCATCTCTTCTCGACCATGCCACACTACCACGCCATGGAGGCGACCAAGGCCATCAAGCCGATCCTAGGCGAGTACTACCAGTTCGATGACACGCCACTGCTGAAGGCCATGTGGAGGGAGGCGCAGGAATGCATTTACGTGGAGCCGGATCAGGGGAGCAAGCTGAAGGGCGTCTTCTGGTACCGCAAGGAGTTGTAA